One window from the genome of Sphaerotilus microaerophilus encodes:
- the aldA gene encoding aldehyde dehydrogenase, whose translation MDKFERNYIDGEWVSPASGRTLKVLNPSTRDFIAEVPDSDASDVDRAVAAARAAQPAWEKLPAIQRATHLRNVANKLREHRTRLARRISLEQGKILPLAEVEIDFTANYMDYMAEWARRIEGEILNSDRPGEQIFLHRRPIGVVAGILPWNFPFFLIARKMAPALVAGNTIVIKSSEETPLNAFDFTELLAECGLPKGVFNLVTGGRATGAALSSHRDVGLISFTGHVGTGIKIMEAASKNLTRVNLELGGKAPAIVLDDADLELTANALFNSRVLNTGQVCNAAERVYVQRGIADRLADRVTRLMAETQYGNPLTDPGLHMGPLMNQAGLDKVAALVDAAKAQGAQVRTGGRVANRPGFHYEPTVLVGCTDAMDVMTKEIFGPVLPIRVVDDLDEALALANNSDYGLTSSVFTQNLNAAMKAANGLRFGETYINREHFEAMQGFHAGRRKSGIGGADGKHGLYEYMETQVVYLQTQ comes from the coding sequence ATGGACAAGTTCGAACGCAACTACATCGACGGCGAATGGGTCAGCCCCGCCTCGGGCCGCACGCTGAAGGTGCTCAACCCCTCGACCCGCGACTTCATCGCCGAGGTGCCGGACTCCGACGCCAGCGATGTGGACCGCGCCGTCGCCGCAGCTCGTGCCGCCCAGCCGGCCTGGGAGAAGCTGCCCGCCATCCAGCGCGCCACGCACCTGCGCAACGTGGCCAACAAGCTGCGCGAGCACCGGACCCGCCTGGCGCGGCGCATCTCGCTGGAGCAGGGCAAGATCCTGCCTCTGGCCGAAGTCGAGATCGACTTCACCGCCAACTACATGGACTACATGGCCGAGTGGGCCCGCCGCATCGAGGGCGAGATCCTCAACAGCGACCGCCCGGGCGAGCAGATCTTCCTGCACCGCCGCCCCATCGGCGTGGTCGCCGGCATCCTGCCCTGGAACTTCCCCTTCTTCCTCATCGCCCGCAAGATGGCCCCGGCACTGGTGGCCGGCAACACCATCGTCATCAAGTCCAGCGAGGAGACCCCGCTCAACGCCTTCGACTTCACCGAGCTGCTGGCCGAGTGCGGCCTGCCCAAGGGCGTGTTCAACCTCGTCACCGGCGGGCGCGCCACCGGCGCGGCGCTGTCGTCGCACCGTGACGTCGGCCTGATCTCCTTCACCGGCCACGTCGGCACCGGCATCAAGATCATGGAGGCGGCGTCGAAGAACCTCACCCGCGTCAACCTCGAACTCGGCGGCAAGGCCCCGGCCATCGTGCTGGACGACGCCGATCTGGAGCTCACCGCCAACGCCCTGTTCAACAGCCGCGTGCTCAACACCGGCCAGGTCTGCAACGCGGCAGAGCGCGTCTACGTGCAGCGCGGCATCGCCGACCGCCTGGCCGACCGCGTCACCCGCCTGATGGCCGAAACCCAGTACGGCAACCCGCTGACCGACCCCGGCCTGCACATGGGCCCGCTGATGAACCAGGCCGGGCTGGACAAGGTGGCCGCGCTGGTCGACGCCGCCAAGGCTCAGGGCGCCCAGGTGCGCACCGGCGGCCGCGTGGCCAACCGCCCGGGCTTCCACTACGAGCCCACCGTGCTGGTCGGCTGCACCGACGCGATGGACGTGATGACCAAGGAAATCTTCGGCCCCGTCCTGCCCATCCGCGTGGTCGACGACCTGGACGAGGCGCTGGCCCTGGCCAACAACTCCGACTACGGCCTGACCTCCTCGGTGTTCACCCAGAACCTCAACGCCGCCATGAAGGCCGCCAACGGCCTGCGCTTCGGCGAGACCTACATCAACCGCGAGCACTTCGAGGCGATGCAGGGCTTCCACGCCGGCCGCCGCAAGAGCGGCATCGGCGGCGCGGACGGCAAGCACGGCCTGTACGAATACATGGAAACGCAGGTGGTGTATTTGCAGACGCAGTGA
- a CDS encoding PQQ-dependent dehydrogenase, methanol/ethanol family: MNHRFQRLALALAAALPCLAAQAAPGPYTPVTDARLANPEPSNWLQYRGNYSGWGYSALDKIHAGNVGKLQLAWAFSTGQVDGHQSPPIVNNGSMFITTPGAQVIALDAKTGAELWRYKKELPPELMQLHPTNRGVALYGDKVYVATVDCHLVALDARTGKVVWTKAVSDWKAIHYMTLAPLAAKGKIMVGSSGGETGVRGFVAAFDAETGAEAWRTYTVPAPNEPGGHTWPGESYKNGGGSIWITGTYDPERNLAYWGTGNPAPWPTEGRKGDNLYTTSTIALDVDSGKIRGHHQYTPNDAWDWDEVSAPVLIDTEVKGRKVKAAVHAGRNGYLWMLERKDGPIDFIDAVSYVNNNVFTRIDPKTGRPTYDESKRPGLGKGMVSFCPSLWGGKDWPPEAWNPKTGLFYIPANNNLCAEMPEPEPSKYKKGDLFIGYSIEAVLGSLRYQGGNNAAAPKTVGELQAWDLKTGKLAWVTKFPTHLWAPLLTTGGNLIFAGGTNDRLFRAFDARNGKVLWEAPTPSGVTGVPSTFEVDGEQYVAVQSGWGVDAARMQAGVDTLMGKATVVPQGGTVMVYKLK; encoded by the coding sequence GTGAACCACCGATTCCAGCGCCTTGCCCTGGCCCTCGCGGCCGCTCTGCCCTGCCTGGCCGCCCAGGCCGCGCCCGGCCCCTACACGCCGGTCACCGACGCCCGGCTGGCCAACCCGGAGCCGTCCAACTGGCTGCAGTACCGCGGCAACTACAGCGGCTGGGGCTACAGCGCGCTGGACAAGATCCACGCCGGCAACGTCGGCAAGCTGCAGCTGGCCTGGGCTTTCTCGACCGGCCAGGTCGACGGCCACCAGTCGCCGCCGATCGTCAACAACGGCAGCATGTTCATCACCACGCCGGGCGCGCAGGTGATTGCGCTGGACGCCAAGACCGGTGCCGAGCTCTGGCGCTACAAGAAGGAGCTGCCGCCCGAGCTGATGCAGCTGCACCCGACCAACCGCGGCGTGGCGCTCTACGGCGACAAGGTCTATGTCGCCACCGTCGACTGCCACCTGGTCGCACTCGACGCCAGGACCGGCAAGGTGGTCTGGACCAAGGCGGTCAGTGACTGGAAGGCCATCCACTACATGACCCTGGCGCCGCTGGCCGCCAAGGGCAAGATCATGGTCGGCTCCTCCGGGGGCGAGACGGGCGTGCGCGGCTTCGTCGCCGCCTTCGACGCCGAAACCGGCGCCGAGGCCTGGCGCACCTACACCGTGCCGGCGCCCAACGAACCGGGCGGCCACACCTGGCCGGGCGAGAGCTACAAGAACGGCGGCGGCAGCATCTGGATCACCGGCACCTACGACCCCGAGCGCAACCTGGCCTACTGGGGCACCGGCAACCCCGCCCCCTGGCCCACCGAAGGCCGCAAGGGCGACAACCTCTACACCACCTCCACCATTGCGCTGGACGTGGACAGCGGCAAGATCCGCGGCCACCACCAGTACACGCCCAACGACGCCTGGGACTGGGACGAGGTCAGCGCGCCGGTGCTGATCGACACCGAGGTCAAGGGCCGCAAGGTCAAGGCCGCCGTGCACGCCGGGCGCAACGGCTACCTGTGGATGCTCGAACGCAAGGACGGGCCGATCGATTTCATCGACGCGGTCTCCTACGTCAACAACAACGTCTTCACCCGCATCGACCCGAAGACCGGCCGCCCGACCTACGACGAGAGCAAGCGCCCCGGCCTGGGCAAGGGCATGGTGAGCTTCTGCCCCTCGCTGTGGGGCGGCAAGGACTGGCCGCCCGAGGCCTGGAACCCCAAGACCGGCCTGTTCTACATCCCGGCCAACAACAACCTCTGCGCCGAGATGCCCGAGCCCGAGCCGAGCAAGTACAAGAAGGGCGACCTCTTCATCGGCTACTCGATCGAGGCGGTGCTGGGCAGCCTGCGCTACCAGGGCGGCAACAACGCCGCGGCCCCGAAGACCGTCGGTGAGCTGCAGGCCTGGGACCTGAAGACCGGCAAGCTGGCCTGGGTGACCAAGTTCCCCACCCACCTGTGGGCGCCGCTGCTGACCACCGGCGGCAACCTGATCTTTGCCGGCGGCACCAACGACCGCCTGTTCCGCGCCTTCGACGCCCGCAACGGCAAGGTGCTGTGGGAAGCCCCGACGCCGTCTGGCGTCACCGGCGTACCCAGCACCTTCGAGGTCGACGGCGAGCAGTACGTCGCCGTGCAGTCCGGCTGGGGCGTGGACGCCGCGCGCATGCAGGCCGGCGTCGACACCCTGATGGGCAAGGCCACCGTCGTGCCGCAAGGCGGCACGGTGATGGTCTACAAGCTGAAGTAA
- a CDS encoding ubiquinol-cytochrome c reductase iron-sulfur subunit: protein MSISSRHSSHSRPCHESSPCACSCAAAQAVNTPRRRLIQIAAASLAAPLGLSATEAWSKPSDGDRLVMEEIEGAPAPLRLTDIRPGKPVLAFPFDASSKSVRDGSRLNKVVLMRFNESELDAETRARSAGGVLAFSAICTHQGCDLKTWSSKAQLLVCFCHSSKFNLREAGKVAAGPAYRPLPMLPLKLDGEQLVIAGGFTAPPGGQLA from the coding sequence ATGTCCATATCCAGCCGCCACAGCAGCCACAGCCGCCCCTGTCACGAATCCAGCCCCTGCGCCTGTTCCTGCGCCGCCGCCCAGGCGGTCAACACCCCGCGCCGCCGGCTCATCCAGATCGCCGCCGCCAGCCTGGCCGCCCCGCTCGGGCTCTCGGCCACCGAGGCCTGGTCCAAGCCGTCCGACGGCGACCGCCTCGTGATGGAAGAGATCGAGGGGGCGCCCGCGCCGCTGCGTCTGACCGATATTCGTCCCGGCAAGCCGGTGCTGGCCTTCCCGTTCGACGCCTCCAGCAAGTCGGTGCGCGACGGCTCGCGCCTGAACAAGGTGGTGCTGATGCGTTTCAACGAGAGCGAGCTGGATGCCGAGACCCGCGCCCGCTCGGCCGGCGGCGTGCTGGCCTTCTCGGCCATCTGCACCCACCAGGGCTGCGACCTGAAGACCTGGTCGAGCAAGGCGCAGCTGCTGGTGTGCTTCTGCCACTCGTCGAAGTTCAACCTGCGCGAGGCCGGCAAGGTCGCCGCGGGCCCCGCCTACCGGCCGCTGCCGATGCTGCCGCTCAAGCTCGACGGCGAGCAGCTCGTGATCGCTGGCGGCTTCACCGCCCCGCCGGGCGGCCAGCTCGCCTGA